taaatattctattatataaaatttttaaacaaaaacctaAAGGCATCAAACTATTCtctcatgatttttttaataaaaaatttatgtatttattattaaaatttgtatgtttatgcGTTATTTCATCCAATGATCTAATAAACAAGGATTAAtgcgataaaaaaaatataaattggccaaaaacgtgaaaaaaCGAGTTAAGCGTGagctttttaaataaaatttgaaattatcttttattattattttctttcaaaagttaacttttaaattttatatattaaatatttgataatatacAATTTGTAAACAAAATAAGCGAAAAACATCAAAAAATTCTTTGATTGTTACTCTtggtagaatttttttttccagatttaTACAcgtattattaaattttatatgtatatgtttctAAATCTATCGATTGAGTTTATACGATTAAAACTGTTAGGATCAATCACTTACCACTAGACAAAAAGTCATAGATGTCAGCTAAGacacaatattatttttttataattatggcAGGTCTGAGTGCACTCATTTGGGTACTAATGGGTCGAGCTGTTAGGCCTAGGAATCAATGGCGGTGCTTTTTTACTACTATGTGAAACAACATCCTTTAAAGATCAGTCTTACCGTTTCCCTGCCGCCGACTATGTCTCCAACAGAGAAAGTATTACCCATTAAGATCTGACGTAGCTTTTTTACGACCCACCTAGACAACAAGATCAAAAGGCGCAACGTCAACAACTTGACGTACGAtaacttctcaggaggtcactCATCTCAATAATACTCTCACTCATGTACGCTTAACCCAacaaaaattattgtaaaatctaaaaatatttttcacactTAACCTCTGTAATAAGCTAATTAAAGTTGATAGAATGGTAGTTGCCGTGACCGTGCCcaacataattaattacataGTTTACAAAGTTCTAACAACACCAGTCCAGTTGCCATTTCAAAATTCAATAGTGAAGCTGTGCTTGTGTGACTGAGATCTTTATATAGGCTGAGAAAAATAAGAATGACAAAGGAACAATAAAAGTGTTTGTCCCATTGCTTTATTCATATTTGTAATTTGCTCACacaataaaatttgataacaatTAAAGGAGGAATTCATCAATAAATTaaactcacaattaaaattttaatatgactGAAGACAATAAAGtaaatttaaaagattaaaattagTTACAGTTGCATTAACAATCaaagatttgaagaaaaaaacataaaaacaacacaaaattGATAATACTTAATTGACAATCCTGCAATTTCTTCTGATCTCACCCTGATTTCCGGTAAGAACCTCAATGAAACCCATTTTTATGGTGGCCTTTGCGTACTTGTTGGCCCACGAAGCTGCATTTTTTGCGTTGTTCGTCACCATCCAAGAAGTGGAAGGGCTAGTGGCAAGTGTCTGATCTGAAGTCAACAACCCACGTTTGTTCTTTAGAAGTAAATAATACTTGTTATCCAAATTGTTGGGAGAAAGGAAGTCTAGAGGCACTGTCGGATCGGTTCTAGCATTGGATGAAGGCGCAGGACACCTCTTTCTCAGCTCCCTAGCAAATTTTGGGTCCATGGAAGGATCAATCGGATGAGTGGAATTGAAGTTGTAGATTCTGTTCGAGAAAGAAGAGCAATGAGATATTCCGATGGAGTGTGCCCCGGAAAGGGTCACCATTTCGTCTGCGGACAACCCTTTTCGTGCAAAGTTTTGAACGAGTTGTGCTGCGTTGAAAGATGGGGGAGGAAGGTTTTGAGTAACTTCATCTTCTATGGATACTCGCCCGTCGAGACGACCTGATGGGACCGCGTAGTTTATGCCACCGAGCTTGTAGGCGCTGTCACGAGCCGCAAATGCTAATATATCAGCACATGAGACTTTTCGTGGGCAGGCTGATTCGAGAGCAGCCTTGGCTGCATCAATCACTTCGAAACCACGCAAGCTCGGGTTGTTGGCCGGGTGTTCTTTCTCCGAACGACGACCAGGGGTGGAATCCAGAAGAACCGATGCATCACAACCctataaattaaacaaaaaggGCATTTAAATTTTAGCTCCACTACTTCTCAATTTAATCACGTagagaacaaataaaaaaaaaaaacacctaGAATGGATATAAACATACCCTTACGAAACAATCATGAAAATGCATTCTGATGATGCCTGCACCGAGTCCAGGGTTCCTTGCCAGAGCTCTGTTAACTTGTTTCCTTATAATGGCTTCGGCTGACGGGCAACTGTGCTTGTAGTAACCAACTTTTAGTGAAGCCAACGAAACTGTAGCCATTGTTGATATGATTGTAAGAAACAAGATCAAGCCTCCCGAAAATTTACTAGAAAGCATCATCttcttttttaatataaaaagaatCAAACAAAATCTGAAAGAAAGCGAAATGAAATCAAGATTTTTAATTCTAAATATGAATTCAGGATATTACTTATAAGGTGATTGAGAATGGCTGGAGAAAATGGCATTTGAAGGTATATATAGATGAAAGAATtactataaaatatattatatatatactacaATTCCGTAGGCAACGAAACAGTCtttggtataattttttttttttataattaattaacagcTTGTTGTTAGCTAAGTTTGCTTAAGAAATGGaagtttttatatatttcttttaCCAAGTTCGGTAGTCGACTTTCTCTATCATTCATAGACTTGATCAACTAACCTTCAATGTCAGCGGTTTATTACgtaaatatttcattataatttttgttCATGATATTTCAATTGCAACAAGCAACAGTGACAACAATAAGATTTTGAGAGGAAATTATCAAGCAAATCATTCCTACACCTTCGTACGCATATGAAATAATCGTACATCCTACggtgaaacaaatttttttttttaatgtttatcaTCTAGGTTTTTGGTTTCGACTAATATATGACGTCATGTCAGCACtccaccaaatattttaaaaaagaatcaaTTTATTGTTCTGAAACTAAATATTAACTAATCA
This genomic interval from Primulina huaijiensis isolate GDHJ02 chromosome 14, ASM1229523v2, whole genome shotgun sequence contains the following:
- the LOC140957788 gene encoding peroxidase 5-like, whose translation is MMLSSKFSGGLILFLTIISTMATVSLASLKVGYYKHSCPSAEAIIRKQVNRALARNPGLGAGIIRMHFHDCFVRGCDASVLLDSTPGRRSEKEHPANNPSLRGFEVIDAAKAALESACPRKVSCADILAFAARDSAYKLGGINYAVPSGRLDGRVSIEDEVTQNLPPPSFNAAQLVQNFARKGLSADEMVTLSGAHSIGISHCSSFSNRIYNFNSTHPIDPSMDPKFARELRKRCPAPSSNARTDPTVPLDFLSPNNLDNKYYLLLKNKRGLLTSDQTLATSPSTSWMVTNNAKNAASWANKYAKATIKMGFIEVLTGNQGEIRRNCRIVN